Proteins from a single region of Hydra vulgaris chromosome 12, alternate assembly HydraT2T_AEP:
- the LOC136088302 gene encoding uncharacterized protein LOC136088302 gives MATAKKISEKTKISKGKVSIEIRMLIVKLKEEGKSYAEIAKLIDRPRATIQTVINNYRKKKSFESAPGRGRKKAFTMQAERKIERMVKKDPKTSAPKITALLKKDLNVTVNPQTVRNLLHRKSYAGRISRKKPFLTKRNVVKRLAYVNEFLNKSEEFWNTVVEFYGQLRNERNMFLKI, from the coding sequence atggCAACcgctaaaaaaatttctgaaaaaacaaaaatttcaaaaggaaAAGTGTCCATTGAAATTAGAATGTTAATTGTGAAACTAAAGGAAGAAGGAAAAAGTTATGCAGAAATTGCTAAGTTGATCGACAGACCTCGAGCAACCATTCAGacagtaattaataattatagaaaaaaaaaatcatttgaaagtGCGCCTGGAAGAGGTCGAAAAAAAGCGTTTACAATGCAAGCAGAAAGGAAAATTGAAAGAATGGTAAAAAAAGATCCAAAAACATCGGCTCCAAAAATAActgctcttttaaaaaaagatctaaatgTGACAGTTAATCCCCAAACTGTAAGAAATTTGTTGCACCGGAAAAGCTACGCAGGACGAATTTCACGTAAGAAACCATTCTTAACAAAAAGGAATGTTGTTAAAAGATTGGCTTACGTGAATGAGTTTTTGAACAAGTCTGAAGAATTTTGGAACACAGTTGTAGAGTTCTATGGTCAGCTACGCAACGAGCgcaacatgtttttaaaaatttaa